In a single window of the Papaver somniferum cultivar HN1 chromosome 8, ASM357369v1, whole genome shotgun sequence genome:
- the LOC113305610 gene encoding uncharacterized protein LOC113305610 produces the protein MVALIACWCIPTHTFICRWGEFIITLEDVASLLHLPVTGNSPEELSAEEKEISNVLEAKMHEFSESLKSWCAQWLSHWWPRDRVPEELVDGTLTIATFLCLWLSRDILEDCGHLLKPFLICFAIKMDKGEKLPISSLFLGSLFANLDSLVVDSSISNGFMKVKTYVNTMFLQTLMWENLESYSQIPRSILQGPKVDTRHAFLEKNNARIMFPDLFSQLLTFNTAEENITLKTGTDLKDGERSFILSCTPGHPVSVMHGEFRVKEYNIDRASRQMGVDQCVPGHRMNKPSIEYLKANLDCIRVVGNEYLFKCSDRANFMTPGYIDFRRQQLECMHKFTTDVKSPVREFLSSDMISDRPRLRYHSSGEKRKTSPSATQDGRAVRLRLDVNYPNLQESPQGGEVRSRISHRMIPNNIRSPAASLVPNTGVENNGTNVEESRNMANQSSNITNSPPSGYENIIVEAVEETETPVAIETEQRTKETVPEEAATMTIEDAPGMPELPNTSDIKSFEPILMNWWYGPAIHVD, from the exons atggtagctTTGATTGCTtgttggtgcattcccactcataccttcatatgcagatggggggaATTCATCATCACCTTAGAAGATGTAGCTTCTTTGTTGCACCTTCCAGTTACCGGTAATTCCCCTGAAGAGCTTTCAGCGGAGGAGAAGGAGATATCTAATGTATTggaggccaagatgcacgaattcagTGAGTCGCTCAAATCCTGGTGTGCTCAATGGTTGtcacattggtggccgagagatagagTTCCTGAAGAACTGGTTGATGGTACTTTAACAATTGCtactttcttatgcttgtggctctCCAGGGATATTCTTGAAGATTGTGGGCACTTGCTGAAGCCATTTTTGATTTGTTTCGCCATAAAGATGgataaaggtgagaaacttcccatcagtagtctattcttgggttcattGTTTGCCAATTTAGACTCTTTGGTTGTAGACTCCAGTATCTCCAACGGATTCATGAAGGTCAAAACATATGtcaataccatgttcctccaaacCTTGATGTGGGAGAATCTTGAAAGCTACTCCCAAATTCCTCGTAGCATCTTGCAAGGACCCAAGGTCGATACTCGTCATGCTTTTCTTGAGAAAAATAACGCCAGGATCATGT TTCCTGATCTCTTCTCGCAATTGCTCACTTTCAATACCGCTGAGGAAAATATCACGCTGAAGACTGGTACTGATTTGAAGGATGGAGAGAGATCTTTcatattgagttgcactcctggccaCCCAGTATCAGTGATGCATGGAGAATTCCGTGTAaaagaatataacattgataggGCATCTCGACAAATGGGCGTCGACCAGTGTGTCCCAGGTcaccgaatgaacaaaccatcaattGAGTATCTGAAGGCTAATTTAGATTGCATTCGTGTGGTGGGAAATGAGTATTTATTCAAATGCTCTGATCGTGCTAATTTTatgactccgggttacatagacttccGGCGTCAGCAACTTGAGTGTATGCACAAGTTTACAACGGATGTTAagtccccagttcgagagttCCTTTCCTCTGacatgatttctgatcgacccaggctgagataCCATTCTAGTGGCGAAAAAAGGAAGACGTCTCCAAGTGCGACGCAG GATGGCCGTGCTGTGAGACTTCGACTTGATGTAAACTAtccaaaccttcaagaaagtcctcagGGAGGAGAAGTCAGGAGCAGGATATCTCATAGGATGATCCCGAACAATATACGGTcccctgccgcttctttg gtaccaaataccggaGTTGAGAATAACGGAACCAATGTTGAAGAATCGAGAAATATGGCGAATCAAAGCAGTAATATCACCAACTCTCCACCTTCAGGTTATGAGAATATAATTGTTGAAGCTgtggaggaaactgagactccagttgctaTTGAAACCGAGCAAAGAACAAAAGAGACTGTCCCAGAAGAAGCTGCTACAATGACAATAgaggatgctcca GGAATGCCTGAATTGCCAAATACCTCAGACATCAAAagctttgagccaattctcatgaattggTGGTATGGTCCTGCCATCCATGTTGATTAG